A window of Ranitomeya variabilis isolate aRanVar5 chromosome 2, aRanVar5.hap1, whole genome shotgun sequence contains these coding sequences:
- the BRD3OS gene encoding uncharacterized protein BRD3OS, whose amino-acid sequence MSTGCMPLAEKAMSEGYARLRYRDTSLLIWQQQQQKLEAAPPGTYLSRSQSMWYSQYGNQSILVRDKNSISRDTGQSKFCAVM is encoded by the coding sequence ATGAGCACGGGGTGCATGCCACTGGCGGAAAAGGCCATGTCGGAGGGCTATGCCAGGCTGAGATACCGAGATACCTCACTACTtatctggcagcagcagcagcagaagctgGAGGCCGCTCCTCCCGGCACCTACCTGAGCCGCAGTCAGAGCATGTGGTACTCCCAGTATGGGAACCAGTCCATACTGGTCCGAGATAAGAACAGCATTTCTCGGGACACGGGCCAGTCCAAGTTCTGTGCCGTCATGTGA